A section of the Vespa velutina chromosome 6, iVesVel2.1, whole genome shotgun sequence genome encodes:
- the LOC124949843 gene encoding uncharacterized protein LOC124949843 codes for MTNLLLHSFLLNVAGNVFIPNGSYEKTIDTTLNILMSCSPVTENKFLFAGEYTDVLINHRHFFGRTTIALVAESKNSTFDPFTLAQYSFFIYKQTYQKFVKFLYRLRIFVVITSSQPILKLTLKRIKETTWANNNGYYILIDKKTAERGCDNAKSYLWTAWQFDFLYSIFICVDPVKGVLLYSYDPYTGETSNNWKEIERISGRNGHPWLLLQKRYDNESTICEFKEINRVNTFHGYEVRLCATNTPPFLYIRKNITGLDRFKGYDSLIVQTILKKLNTTMNITVKDLMLGGIDKYGSMTDLLQEVANGICDVGMNSRSFTMMWHLSYTYPHDESGLCVMSQASIEVPELRKFMILLTQPFMLGMMIFCIITLLIMTKIDGFFDAFLNVERLVVCVAILRPPKINSYRIYICMIFILSLTANAVFQSQWYTLLMVPQFYSNIDTYDDLKGSGHDIYGTISFKDLVGEELESRFHESSYSDCFEIVKNTSNSVWISECLNIHYRLINETNLYISKSKVREFVASFIARENWPIFKTFNKHLQRLVEAGLVSMWKKQTIAFLHQQMQLKIMSSTEFKVLKFKHLDFSFYILAIGNAFAIFVFLVELMVYRYRDNINGIIKKNRLLRSNRANCFKQVPSI; via the exons atgacaaatttattattacattcttttcttttgaatgtTGCCGGCAACGTTTTTATCCCTAATGGAAGTTACGAAAAAACGATCGACACTACG tTAAACATCTTAATGTCCTGTAGTCCAGTGaccgaaaataaatttctattcgcCGGCGAATATACCgacgttttaattaatcatcgcCATTTTTTCGGACGAACTACAATAGCCCTAGTGGCAGAATCCAAAAATTCGACTTTCGATCCGTTCACTTTGGCCcagtattcattttttatttacaaacaaACGTATCAGAAGttcgtaaaatttctttacagACTTCGTATATTCGTCGTGATTACTTCCTCCCAACCGATTCTTAAATTGAccttgaaaagaataaaggaaactACGTGGGCTAATAACAACggatattatattctaatagATAAGAAGACAGCGGAACGTGGTTGTGATAACGCTAAATCGTATCTTTGGACAGCTTGgcaatttgattttttatattcgatcttTATCTGCGTTGATCCTGTCAAAGGTGTTCTACTTTATTCTTACGATCCTTATACAGGTGAAACGTCAAATAATTGGAAGGAGATCGAAAGAATATCTGGACGTAATGGACATCCTTGGCTTTTACTTCAAAAGAGATATGACAATG aatCAACAATTTgtgaatttaaagaaattaatcgagtCAATACATTTCATGGTTACGAAGTAAGATTGTGCGCGACAAATACACcaccatttttatatatacggaAAAATATCACCGGATTGGATAGATTTAAAGGATATGACAGCTTGATAGTACAAACGATTCTTAAAAAGCTTAACACTACTATGAATATAACGGTAAAGGATCTTATGTTAGGTGGTATCGATAAATATGGAAGTATGACAGACTTGTTACAAGAAGTTGCAAATGGTATTTGTGATGTAGGAATGAATTCCAGAAGTTTCACCATGATGTGGCATCTGAG tTATACCTATCCACACGATGAATCTGGTTTATGCGTTATGTCTCAAGCAAGTATCGAAGTTCCGGagttaagaaaatttatgatactTTTGACGCAACCCTTTATGTTAGGCATGATGATATTCTGCATAATTACTCTTCTGATCATGACGAAAATCGATGGATTCTTTGACGCCTTTTTAAATGTAGAACGTTTGGTAGTATGCGTCGCCATATTGCGCCCgccaaaaataaattcttatagaatttatatctGTATGATATTTATACTCTCCTTAACCGCAAATGCCGTTTTTCAAAGTCAATGGTATACATTATTAATGGTGCCTCAATTCTATTCGAACATTGACACTTACGATGATcttaag ggtTCTGGACATGATATATACGGGACTATAAGTTTCAAAGATTTGGTCGGTGAGGAGTTGGAATCTCGTTTTCATGAATCATCTTATTCTGATTGCTTTGAAATAGTTAAAAATACAAGCAACTCTGTATGGATATCGGAATGtcttaatatacattatagatTAATAAACGAAACAAATCTGTACATTTCGAAATCTAAAGTAAGGGAATTCGTGGCTTCGTTCATAGCGAGAGAAAATTGGCCGATCTTCAAAACGTTCAATAAACATTTGCAAAGATTAGTTGAAGCTGGTCTGGTCTCTATGTGGAAAAAGCAAACTATCGCGTTTTTGCATCAACAAAtgcaattgaaaataatgagcTCGACCGAATTTAAAGTGCTTAAATTTAAACATCTTGATTTTAGTTTTTACATACTTGCAATAGGCAATGCTTTTgctattttcgtttttctcgtgGAATTGATGGTCTATCGATATCGTGACAATATCAATgggataattaaaaagaatcgttTGTTGAGATCAAATCGTGCTAATTGTTTCAAACAAGTTCcgtcgatataa